A window from Anomalospiza imberbis isolate Cuckoo-Finch-1a 21T00152 chromosome 8, ASM3175350v1, whole genome shotgun sequence encodes these proteins:
- the VWA2 gene encoding von Willebrand factor A domain-containing protein 2 isoform X1 codes for MFLSSSPETPRKMISCRFVTMNLLSFESICIFLLSQALLALGIQQIHIGQEMIGKISAAGQLMQCSASLDVLFLLDGSYSIGKGSFERSKHFAGKLCDALDIHPDRVRVGMIQFSSTPHLEFPLDSYLTKQEVKERIKRTVFRGGSTETGQALKYILHKGFPGGRNSSVPEVLIIISDGKSQGSTARPARQMKERHITVFAVGIKFPRWEELQALASEPPERHLLFAGDADDAANGLYSTLSDPVCTATTPGCKVESHPCERRTLETVKELAGNYVCWKGSKQPNAVQASLCPFTRWKRVFIKHPSRCFRTVCPDPCDSQPCQNGGTCVPEGLDRYHCLCLPGYGGDIHCAAKLSLECGVDLLFLMDSSAGVTLEGFLRFKAFLKRFLQAVVGQDSPMSVGVAQYDDDVKVPIELGQHKDTLSLMKSIDALNFSGGRTLTGRALQYVAQHGFRSTPVFADVQDDLPRVVVLLTDSKSQDSVAEAAKYVKDQNLFLIGIGSSFMRAELTTVTGNPQQTIVYSDPQDLFNRMPELQRKICSVGNPEGCQAQSLDLAFAVDASSGVGLENFLRLRHFVRSSCLHFIINRDVTQIALVAYGSKAHTVFALDTHTSSSAVLQAIDQVPFLGDSASAGSALLHVYSDVMTVQKGARPGVNKVVVLLTNGKGMQDAAAAAQQLRHNGILVFVVVIGNTERDLLLRVAGSPSYLVHISSYEDLQYYQGLIIERICEEARSPVNLCKPNPCMNQGVCILGPGSYRCECHGWEGPHCETRVLRGDSPRSPALPPRSHVQWSPRGLQHFSRALQHSKRQMDRRH; via the exons ATGTTTCTGAGCTCATCACCTGAGACACCCAGGAAGATGATCAGCTGCAG attTGTCACCATGAACCTCTTGTCATTTGAGTCCATCTGcattttcctgctttcccaAG CTTTGCTGGCATTGGGTATACAACAAATCCACATTGGCCAGGAGATGATTGGCAAGATCTCAGCTGCTGGCCAGT TGATGCAGTGCTCTGCCTCATTAGATGTCCTTTTCCTCCTGGATGGCTCCTACAGCATTGGGAAAGGAAGCTTTGAAAGGTCCAAGCACTTTGCAGGCAAGCTCTGTGATGCCTTGGACATCCATCCAGACAGA GTCCGTGTGGGAATGATACAGTTTAGCTCAACTCCCCACCTTGAATTCCCTCTGGATTCTTATCTAACCAAACAAGAAGTGAAAGAGAGAATCAAGAGGACTGTGTTCAG AGGTGGGAGCACAGAGACAGGTCAGGCTCTGAAGTACATTCTCCACAAGGGTTTCCCTGGTGGCAGAAACTCAAGTGTCCCTGAAGTCCTGATCATCATTTCGGATGGAAAGTCCCAGGGCAGCACTGCAAGGCCTGCCAGGCAGATGAAGGAGAGACACATCACAGTTTTTGCTGTGGGAATCAAGTTTCCAAG gtgggaggagctgcaggcgCTGGCCAGCGAGCCCCCTGAGCGGCACCTGCTCTTTGCTGGAGATGCTGACGATGCTGCCAACGGCCTGTACAGCACCTTGAGTGACCCTGTCTGCACTGCCACcactccag GCTGCAAAGTTGAGTCCCACCCTTGTGAACGCAGGACCCTGGAGACTGTGAAAGAGCTGGCTGGCAACTATGTGTGCTGGAAAGGCTCAAAGCAGCCCAATGCAGTGCAGGCTTCGCTGTGCCCTTTCACCAG GTGGAAGCGGGTCTTTATAAAACACCCATCCAGATGCTTCCGAACTGTATGTCCAG ACCCTTGTGACTCCCAGCCATGCCAGAATGGTGGCACGTGTGTCCCAGAGGGACTGGACAGATACCACTGTCTCTGCCTGCCGGGGTATGGAGGAGACATCCACTGTG cagcaaagctgagccTCGAGTGTGGCGTGGATCTCCTTTTCCTGATGGACAGCTCAGCAGGGGTCACGCTGGAAGGGTTCCTGCGCTTCAAGGCCTTCCTCAAGAGATTCCTCCAAGCCGTGGTGGGCCAGGACTCGCCAATGAGCGTGGGGGTGGCCCAGTACGATGACGATGTCAAGGTACCCATTGAACTGGGCCAACACAAGGACACACTCAGTCTCATGAAGAGTATTGATGCCTTGAATTTCAGTGGAGGAAGAACCCTGACAGGCAGAGCCCTGCAATACGTTGCACAGCACGGTTTTAGGAGTACCCCAGTCTTTGCAGATGTGCAGGATGATCTCCCACGTGTGGTTGTCCTGCTCACTGACTCCAAGTCCCAGGATTCGGTGGCAGAAGCCGCTAAGTATGTGAAGGACCAAAATCTGTTCTTGATTGGCATAGGCAGCAGCTTCATGAGAGCAGAGCTGACCACAGTGACTGGCAATCCACAGCAGACCATTGTCTACTCGGACCCTCAGGACCTCTTCAACAGGatgccagagctgcagagaaaaATCTGCAGTGTAGGCAATCCTGAAG gctgccaggcccAGTCTCTTGATTTGGCATTTGCTGTGGATGCCTCGTCTGGAGTTGGCCTGGAGAACTTTCTGCGTCTGCGGCACTTTGTCAGGAGCAGCTGTTTGCACTTCATCATCAACCGGGATGTCACCCAAATTGCCCTGGTGGCCTATGGCAGCAAAGCTCACactgtgtttgctttggacacccacacaagcagctctgctgttctCCAGGCCATCGACCAGGTGCCTTTCCTTGGGGATTCAGCCTCTGCTGGCAGTGCCTTGCTGCACGTTTACAGTGATGTAATGACTGTGCAGAAGGGAGCAAGACCTGGTGTCAACAAGGTGGTGGTGCTGCTCACCAATGGAAAGGGCATGCAGGATGCAGCTGCCGCAGCTCAGCAGCTGAGGCACAACGGCATCTTGGTGTTCGTGGTTGTCATTGGGAACACAGAGAGGGACCTGCTGCTGAGAGTTGCTGGGTCTCCCAGCTACCTGGTCCACATCTCCTCCTATGAAGACCTGCAGTATTACCAAGGCCTTATCATCGAAAGGATCTGTGAAG AAGCAAGAAGCCCCGTGAACCTGTGCaagcccaacccctgcatgaACCAGGGCGTGTGCATCCTCGGGCCAGGGAGCTACCGCTGCGAGTGCCAcggctgggagggaccccactGTGAGACCA GAGTTCTCCGGGGTGATTCTCCAAGAtctccagcccttcctccaCGTTCCCATGTGCAGTGGAGTCCAAGGGGTTTGCAGCACTTCTCCAgagccctccagcacagcaaaAGACAAATGGATCGGAGGCATTGA
- the VWA2 gene encoding von Willebrand factor A domain-containing protein 2 isoform X2 — protein sequence MFLSSSPETPRKMISCRFVTMNLLSFESICIFLLSQALLALGIQQIHIGQEMIGKISAAGQLMQCSASLDVLFLLDGSYSIGKGSFERSKHFAGKLCDALDIHPDRVRVGMIQFSSTPHLEFPLDSYLTKQEVKERIKRTVFRGGSTETGQALKYILHKGFPGGRNSSVPEVLIIISDGKSQGSTARPARQMKERHITVFAVGIKFPRWEELQALASEPPERHLLFAGDADDAANGLYSTLSDPVCTATTPGCKVESHPCERRTLETVKELAGNYVCWKGSKQPNAVQASLCPFTRWKRVFIKHPSRCFRTVCPDPCDSQPCQNGGTCVPEGLDRYHCLCLPGYGGDIHCAKLSLECGVDLLFLMDSSAGVTLEGFLRFKAFLKRFLQAVVGQDSPMSVGVAQYDDDVKVPIELGQHKDTLSLMKSIDALNFSGGRTLTGRALQYVAQHGFRSTPVFADVQDDLPRVVVLLTDSKSQDSVAEAAKYVKDQNLFLIGIGSSFMRAELTTVTGNPQQTIVYSDPQDLFNRMPELQRKICSVGNPEGCQAQSLDLAFAVDASSGVGLENFLRLRHFVRSSCLHFIINRDVTQIALVAYGSKAHTVFALDTHTSSSAVLQAIDQVPFLGDSASAGSALLHVYSDVMTVQKGARPGVNKVVVLLTNGKGMQDAAAAAQQLRHNGILVFVVVIGNTERDLLLRVAGSPSYLVHISSYEDLQYYQGLIIERICEEARSPVNLCKPNPCMNQGVCILGPGSYRCECHGWEGPHCETRVLRGDSPRSPALPPRSHVQWSPRGLQHFSRALQHSKRQMDRRH from the exons ATGTTTCTGAGCTCATCACCTGAGACACCCAGGAAGATGATCAGCTGCAG attTGTCACCATGAACCTCTTGTCATTTGAGTCCATCTGcattttcctgctttcccaAG CTTTGCTGGCATTGGGTATACAACAAATCCACATTGGCCAGGAGATGATTGGCAAGATCTCAGCTGCTGGCCAGT TGATGCAGTGCTCTGCCTCATTAGATGTCCTTTTCCTCCTGGATGGCTCCTACAGCATTGGGAAAGGAAGCTTTGAAAGGTCCAAGCACTTTGCAGGCAAGCTCTGTGATGCCTTGGACATCCATCCAGACAGA GTCCGTGTGGGAATGATACAGTTTAGCTCAACTCCCCACCTTGAATTCCCTCTGGATTCTTATCTAACCAAACAAGAAGTGAAAGAGAGAATCAAGAGGACTGTGTTCAG AGGTGGGAGCACAGAGACAGGTCAGGCTCTGAAGTACATTCTCCACAAGGGTTTCCCTGGTGGCAGAAACTCAAGTGTCCCTGAAGTCCTGATCATCATTTCGGATGGAAAGTCCCAGGGCAGCACTGCAAGGCCTGCCAGGCAGATGAAGGAGAGACACATCACAGTTTTTGCTGTGGGAATCAAGTTTCCAAG gtgggaggagctgcaggcgCTGGCCAGCGAGCCCCCTGAGCGGCACCTGCTCTTTGCTGGAGATGCTGACGATGCTGCCAACGGCCTGTACAGCACCTTGAGTGACCCTGTCTGCACTGCCACcactccag GCTGCAAAGTTGAGTCCCACCCTTGTGAACGCAGGACCCTGGAGACTGTGAAAGAGCTGGCTGGCAACTATGTGTGCTGGAAAGGCTCAAAGCAGCCCAATGCAGTGCAGGCTTCGCTGTGCCCTTTCACCAG GTGGAAGCGGGTCTTTATAAAACACCCATCCAGATGCTTCCGAACTGTATGTCCAG ACCCTTGTGACTCCCAGCCATGCCAGAATGGTGGCACGTGTGTCCCAGAGGGACTGGACAGATACCACTGTCTCTGCCTGCCGGGGTATGGAGGAGACATCCACTGTG caaagctgagccTCGAGTGTGGCGTGGATCTCCTTTTCCTGATGGACAGCTCAGCAGGGGTCACGCTGGAAGGGTTCCTGCGCTTCAAGGCCTTCCTCAAGAGATTCCTCCAAGCCGTGGTGGGCCAGGACTCGCCAATGAGCGTGGGGGTGGCCCAGTACGATGACGATGTCAAGGTACCCATTGAACTGGGCCAACACAAGGACACACTCAGTCTCATGAAGAGTATTGATGCCTTGAATTTCAGTGGAGGAAGAACCCTGACAGGCAGAGCCCTGCAATACGTTGCACAGCACGGTTTTAGGAGTACCCCAGTCTTTGCAGATGTGCAGGATGATCTCCCACGTGTGGTTGTCCTGCTCACTGACTCCAAGTCCCAGGATTCGGTGGCAGAAGCCGCTAAGTATGTGAAGGACCAAAATCTGTTCTTGATTGGCATAGGCAGCAGCTTCATGAGAGCAGAGCTGACCACAGTGACTGGCAATCCACAGCAGACCATTGTCTACTCGGACCCTCAGGACCTCTTCAACAGGatgccagagctgcagagaaaaATCTGCAGTGTAGGCAATCCTGAAG gctgccaggcccAGTCTCTTGATTTGGCATTTGCTGTGGATGCCTCGTCTGGAGTTGGCCTGGAGAACTTTCTGCGTCTGCGGCACTTTGTCAGGAGCAGCTGTTTGCACTTCATCATCAACCGGGATGTCACCCAAATTGCCCTGGTGGCCTATGGCAGCAAAGCTCACactgtgtttgctttggacacccacacaagcagctctgctgttctCCAGGCCATCGACCAGGTGCCTTTCCTTGGGGATTCAGCCTCTGCTGGCAGTGCCTTGCTGCACGTTTACAGTGATGTAATGACTGTGCAGAAGGGAGCAAGACCTGGTGTCAACAAGGTGGTGGTGCTGCTCACCAATGGAAAGGGCATGCAGGATGCAGCTGCCGCAGCTCAGCAGCTGAGGCACAACGGCATCTTGGTGTTCGTGGTTGTCATTGGGAACACAGAGAGGGACCTGCTGCTGAGAGTTGCTGGGTCTCCCAGCTACCTGGTCCACATCTCCTCCTATGAAGACCTGCAGTATTACCAAGGCCTTATCATCGAAAGGATCTGTGAAG AAGCAAGAAGCCCCGTGAACCTGTGCaagcccaacccctgcatgaACCAGGGCGTGTGCATCCTCGGGCCAGGGAGCTACCGCTGCGAGTGCCAcggctgggagggaccccactGTGAGACCA GAGTTCTCCGGGGTGATTCTCCAAGAtctccagcccttcctccaCGTTCCCATGTGCAGTGGAGTCCAAGGGGTTTGCAGCACTTCTCCAgagccctccagcacagcaaaAGACAAATGGATCGGAGGCATTGA
- the VWA2 gene encoding von Willebrand factor A domain-containing protein 2 isoform X3, whose product MNLLSFESICIFLLSQALLALGIQQIHIGQEMIGKISAAGQLMQCSASLDVLFLLDGSYSIGKGSFERSKHFAGKLCDALDIHPDRVRVGMIQFSSTPHLEFPLDSYLTKQEVKERIKRTVFRGGSTETGQALKYILHKGFPGGRNSSVPEVLIIISDGKSQGSTARPARQMKERHITVFAVGIKFPRWEELQALASEPPERHLLFAGDADDAANGLYSTLSDPVCTATTPGCKVESHPCERRTLETVKELAGNYVCWKGSKQPNAVQASLCPFTRWKRVFIKHPSRCFRTVCPDPCDSQPCQNGGTCVPEGLDRYHCLCLPGYGGDIHCAAKLSLECGVDLLFLMDSSAGVTLEGFLRFKAFLKRFLQAVVGQDSPMSVGVAQYDDDVKVPIELGQHKDTLSLMKSIDALNFSGGRTLTGRALQYVAQHGFRSTPVFADVQDDLPRVVVLLTDSKSQDSVAEAAKYVKDQNLFLIGIGSSFMRAELTTVTGNPQQTIVYSDPQDLFNRMPELQRKICSVGNPEGCQAQSLDLAFAVDASSGVGLENFLRLRHFVRSSCLHFIINRDVTQIALVAYGSKAHTVFALDTHTSSSAVLQAIDQVPFLGDSASAGSALLHVYSDVMTVQKGARPGVNKVVVLLTNGKGMQDAAAAAQQLRHNGILVFVVVIGNTERDLLLRVAGSPSYLVHISSYEDLQYYQGLIIERICEEARSPVNLCKPNPCMNQGVCILGPGSYRCECHGWEGPHCETRVLRGDSPRSPALPPRSHVQWSPRGLQHFSRALQHSKRQMDRRH is encoded by the exons ATGAACCTCTTGTCATTTGAGTCCATCTGcattttcctgctttcccaAG CTTTGCTGGCATTGGGTATACAACAAATCCACATTGGCCAGGAGATGATTGGCAAGATCTCAGCTGCTGGCCAGT TGATGCAGTGCTCTGCCTCATTAGATGTCCTTTTCCTCCTGGATGGCTCCTACAGCATTGGGAAAGGAAGCTTTGAAAGGTCCAAGCACTTTGCAGGCAAGCTCTGTGATGCCTTGGACATCCATCCAGACAGA GTCCGTGTGGGAATGATACAGTTTAGCTCAACTCCCCACCTTGAATTCCCTCTGGATTCTTATCTAACCAAACAAGAAGTGAAAGAGAGAATCAAGAGGACTGTGTTCAG AGGTGGGAGCACAGAGACAGGTCAGGCTCTGAAGTACATTCTCCACAAGGGTTTCCCTGGTGGCAGAAACTCAAGTGTCCCTGAAGTCCTGATCATCATTTCGGATGGAAAGTCCCAGGGCAGCACTGCAAGGCCTGCCAGGCAGATGAAGGAGAGACACATCACAGTTTTTGCTGTGGGAATCAAGTTTCCAAG gtgggaggagctgcaggcgCTGGCCAGCGAGCCCCCTGAGCGGCACCTGCTCTTTGCTGGAGATGCTGACGATGCTGCCAACGGCCTGTACAGCACCTTGAGTGACCCTGTCTGCACTGCCACcactccag GCTGCAAAGTTGAGTCCCACCCTTGTGAACGCAGGACCCTGGAGACTGTGAAAGAGCTGGCTGGCAACTATGTGTGCTGGAAAGGCTCAAAGCAGCCCAATGCAGTGCAGGCTTCGCTGTGCCCTTTCACCAG GTGGAAGCGGGTCTTTATAAAACACCCATCCAGATGCTTCCGAACTGTATGTCCAG ACCCTTGTGACTCCCAGCCATGCCAGAATGGTGGCACGTGTGTCCCAGAGGGACTGGACAGATACCACTGTCTCTGCCTGCCGGGGTATGGAGGAGACATCCACTGTG cagcaaagctgagccTCGAGTGTGGCGTGGATCTCCTTTTCCTGATGGACAGCTCAGCAGGGGTCACGCTGGAAGGGTTCCTGCGCTTCAAGGCCTTCCTCAAGAGATTCCTCCAAGCCGTGGTGGGCCAGGACTCGCCAATGAGCGTGGGGGTGGCCCAGTACGATGACGATGTCAAGGTACCCATTGAACTGGGCCAACACAAGGACACACTCAGTCTCATGAAGAGTATTGATGCCTTGAATTTCAGTGGAGGAAGAACCCTGACAGGCAGAGCCCTGCAATACGTTGCACAGCACGGTTTTAGGAGTACCCCAGTCTTTGCAGATGTGCAGGATGATCTCCCACGTGTGGTTGTCCTGCTCACTGACTCCAAGTCCCAGGATTCGGTGGCAGAAGCCGCTAAGTATGTGAAGGACCAAAATCTGTTCTTGATTGGCATAGGCAGCAGCTTCATGAGAGCAGAGCTGACCACAGTGACTGGCAATCCACAGCAGACCATTGTCTACTCGGACCCTCAGGACCTCTTCAACAGGatgccagagctgcagagaaaaATCTGCAGTGTAGGCAATCCTGAAG gctgccaggcccAGTCTCTTGATTTGGCATTTGCTGTGGATGCCTCGTCTGGAGTTGGCCTGGAGAACTTTCTGCGTCTGCGGCACTTTGTCAGGAGCAGCTGTTTGCACTTCATCATCAACCGGGATGTCACCCAAATTGCCCTGGTGGCCTATGGCAGCAAAGCTCACactgtgtttgctttggacacccacacaagcagctctgctgttctCCAGGCCATCGACCAGGTGCCTTTCCTTGGGGATTCAGCCTCTGCTGGCAGTGCCTTGCTGCACGTTTACAGTGATGTAATGACTGTGCAGAAGGGAGCAAGACCTGGTGTCAACAAGGTGGTGGTGCTGCTCACCAATGGAAAGGGCATGCAGGATGCAGCTGCCGCAGCTCAGCAGCTGAGGCACAACGGCATCTTGGTGTTCGTGGTTGTCATTGGGAACACAGAGAGGGACCTGCTGCTGAGAGTTGCTGGGTCTCCCAGCTACCTGGTCCACATCTCCTCCTATGAAGACCTGCAGTATTACCAAGGCCTTATCATCGAAAGGATCTGTGAAG AAGCAAGAAGCCCCGTGAACCTGTGCaagcccaacccctgcatgaACCAGGGCGTGTGCATCCTCGGGCCAGGGAGCTACCGCTGCGAGTGCCAcggctgggagggaccccactGTGAGACCA GAGTTCTCCGGGGTGATTCTCCAAGAtctccagcccttcctccaCGTTCCCATGTGCAGTGGAGTCCAAGGGGTTTGCAGCACTTCTCCAgagccctccagcacagcaaaAGACAAATGGATCGGAGGCATTGA
- the LOC137478491 gene encoding helicase SRCAP-like, with amino-acid sequence MDEDWEYDTDRELSQWRGATGQELCLWEEVTVQEYHQQQEDVMIQEISPWGAVRHQEFHQREVSVRVQWGDGTQQELYQWEGSVRVQELYPLDKEDETYQEPSRREGAAYQEPSPLEEEAQGHPHTFQQEGDRGIPGLSQVGDNRDKDLSQGKDYDVQELPQWEKDRSNQKLPQQEGVSSQGLSRWAEGINYKIWDKPLHPEKDEDAQACAQEGPGSPSSMGTKVAGEAAHELPSTSSALGSPMENGLAAAAAPAGAAEEEEPPEPLPAEVEEAPGSPALREEEPLAVTESPVPAPCSPPCSQALLDLARHISCEIVHKAVLVIQGSGQQPEEQRDLEQSTAAELEAATAGGRRDESPISALHSPCHPPSPLGAQAPSVEQEEADKGSVLAEQEPEEEASAWELECSQCKDQEHTELSQGEINKYQEGYQGEASTEQELSLEGAGRYQEGSQREASSEQELSLEEAQSHHELSDWDECIGEELSHDGDDGSYQEISDWEEGTEQGLSQGQVGSSQNLSDWEEYSEHELPHGDVSSYQEVSDWEESIGQEVSKKRPSCLCRALQGLFCCSCLAPQPED; translated from the exons ATGGACGAAGACTGGGAATACGACACGGATCGAGAGCTTTCCCAATGGAGAGGTGCTACCGGCCAAGAGCTTTGCCTTTGGGAAGAAGTGACAGTCCAAGAGTATCACCAACAACAAGAAGATGTGATGATCCAGGAAATCTCCCCATGGGGAGCGGTGAGACACCAAGAGTTTCATCAGAGGGAGGTAAGTGTGAGAGTCCAGTGGGGAGATGGCACACAGCAAGAGCTGTACCAGTGGGAAGGAAGTGTGAGAGTCCAGGAGTTGTACCCATTGGACAAAGAGGATGAGACATACCAAGAGCCATCCCGGCGGGAAGGGGCGGCATACCAGGAACCGTCTCCTTTGGAAGAAGAAGCGCAAGGCCATCCGCACACGTTCCAACAGGAAGGAGACAGGGGAATCCCAGGGTTGTCCCAAGTGGGTGACAACAGGGACAAGGACCTATCACAAGGAAAAGACTACGATGTCCAGGAGCTGCCCCAATGGGAAAAAGACAGGAGCAACCAAAAGCTGCCCCAACAGGAAGGTGTCAGCAGCCAGGGGCTGTCCCGCTGGGCAGAAGGCATCAATTACAAGATATGGGACAAACCCTTGCACCCAGAGAAGGATGAGGATGCCCAGGCTTGTGCCCAGGAGGGCCCTGGCTCTCCCAGCAGTATGGGCACTAAGGTGGCAGGAGAGGCAGCCCATGAGCTGCCCAGCACCTCTTCTGCCCTGGGGAGTCCCATGGAGAatgggctggcagctgctgctgctccagcaggagctgctgaggaggaagAGCCCCCTGAGCCTCTGCCTGCTGAGGTGGAAGAGGCACCAGGTTCTCCTGCCCTCAGGGAGGAGGAGCCATTGGCAGTGACAGAGAGCCCAGTCCCTGCTCCATGCAGCCccccctgcagccaggctctgttGGATTTAGCGAGGCACATCAGCTGTGAGATCGTGCACAAGGCTGTGCTTGTGATCCAGGGAtctggccagcagccagaggaACAGAGGGACCTGGAGCAAAGCACGGCTGCTGAACTGGAAGCAGCAACTGCAGGAGGAAGAAGGGATGAGAGCCCAAtctcagccctgcacagcccctgccacccCCCCAGCCCACTGGGAGCCCAAGCCCCCAGTGtggagcaggaggaagcagaCAAAGGATCAGTCCTGGCAGAGCAAGAGCCTGAGGAGGAGGCCTCTGCTTGGGAGCTTGAGTGTTCTCAGTGCAAAGATCAGGAACACACAGAGCTGTCCCAAGGAGAAATCAACAAATACCAAGAAGGGTACCAAGGAGAAGCCTCAACTGAGCAGGAGCTGTCCCTAGAAGGAGCTG GTAGGTACCAGGAAGGGTCCCAACGAGAAGCCAGCAGTGAGCAGGAGCTTTCTTTAGAAGAAGCCCAAAGCCACCACGAGCTCTCCGACTGGGATGAATGCATTGGGGAAGAGCTGTCCCATGATGGTGATGATGGTAGCTACCAAGAAATTTCAGACTGGGAAGAAGGCACAGAGCAAGGCCTTTCCCAAGGACAAGTCGGTAGCTCCCAGAATCTCTCTGACTGGGAAGAATACAGTGAGCATGAGCTGCCCCACGGAGATGTCAGTAGCTACCAAGAAGTGTCCGACTGGGAAGAATCCATTGGCCAAGAGGTATCCAAGAAACGTCCTTCCtgcctgtgccgggcactgcaggggctgttctgctgctcctgcctggccccACAGCCTGAGGATTAG